The Sneathiella sp. P13V-1 genome includes a window with the following:
- a CDS encoding imelysin family protein: MLFGKRFVQAMGVTIAATSLLSSPLAAAEMVKEKAIVETYANVAEAIYEDSLISAKALKAAVNALVANPSQGSLDAARAAWVAARVPYQQSEAYRFGNAIVDDWEGRVNAWPLDEGLIDYVDQGYGSESDENALYTVNVIANSTLTVSGKKVDASKITPALLADTLHEAEDVEANVATGYHAIEFLLWGQDLNGTGAGAGNRPYTDFDVKNCTGGNCDRRAEYLVSATSLLITDLEEMLANWKAGGAARVGLMKNPSTALSVMLTGMGSLSYGELAGERMKLGLMLKDPEEEHDCFSDNTHNSHYFDQIGIRNVYSGRYKRLDGSVVSGPSLSDLVKSKSADLDREMTGKLNATVVSMAAMKSRAETIEAYDQMIGEGNVEGNAVVQAAIDDLVAQTRSIERVVSALGLEALEIEGSDSLDNPNAVFN; the protein is encoded by the coding sequence ATGCTGTTTGGAAAACGATTTGTGCAGGCGATGGGCGTGACCATTGCTGCGACTTCACTACTGTCCAGCCCGCTTGCGGCTGCGGAAATGGTAAAGGAGAAAGCAATTGTCGAAACTTATGCCAACGTGGCTGAAGCGATTTATGAAGATAGCCTGATCAGTGCCAAAGCGCTGAAGGCTGCTGTTAATGCGCTTGTTGCCAACCCTTCTCAAGGGTCATTGGATGCGGCGCGTGCGGCCTGGGTTGCGGCCCGTGTTCCTTATCAGCAAAGTGAAGCTTATCGTTTCGGTAATGCCATTGTCGACGACTGGGAAGGTCGCGTAAATGCGTGGCCACTGGACGAAGGTCTGATAGATTATGTGGATCAGGGTTATGGTAGCGAATCCGATGAAAACGCGCTTTATACTGTAAATGTGATTGCCAACAGCACGTTGACCGTCAGCGGTAAAAAAGTGGATGCCTCAAAAATTACCCCTGCCTTGCTTGCAGACACTTTGCATGAAGCAGAAGACGTAGAAGCCAATGTGGCCACAGGGTATCACGCCATTGAATTTCTTTTGTGGGGGCAGGACCTGAACGGGACAGGTGCCGGTGCAGGTAATCGCCCTTACACAGATTTTGACGTGAAGAACTGCACGGGCGGGAATTGTGACCGCCGCGCAGAGTATCTGGTATCAGCAACTAGTTTGCTGATTACTGATCTGGAAGAAATGCTGGCCAACTGGAAAGCAGGCGGCGCGGCACGTGTTGGTTTGATGAAAAACCCTTCAACCGCTCTTTCTGTGATGCTGACAGGTATGGGATCTCTGTCCTATGGTGAATTGGCAGGTGAGCGCATGAAGCTGGGTCTCATGTTGAAGGATCCGGAAGAAGAGCATGATTGTTTTTCCGATAACACGCATAACTCCCACTATTTTGATCAGATCGGTATTCGCAACGTTTATTCAGGACGTTACAAGCGTCTGGACGGATCCGTTGTCTCCGGCCCGTCCCTTTCTGACCTGGTCAAATCCAAAAGTGCAGATCTGGACCGTGAAATGACAGGTAAGCTCAACGCAACTGTTGTATCCATGGCGGCAATGAAATCCCGTGCAGAAACCATCGAAGCCTATGACCAAATGATTGGTGAAGGCAATGTGGAAGGAAACGCGGTTGTTCAAGCGGCTATTGATGATTTGGTTGCGCAGACCCGTTCCATTGAACGCGTCGTGAGCGCGTTGGGTCTTGAAGCGCTGGAAATTGAAGGTTCGGACAGCCTCGATAATCCAAACGCCGTCTTCAACTAA
- a CDS encoding di-heme oxidoredictase family protein translates to MKNFIRCVGGASFLALSLFCVSATASENTVRTDLSEKDRARVEAVIRSAEQFSKPEAFENMSGGAGTHKGTPDRNAFSEHSANLSFEGQEKFKLGNGLFRKLWVSSPSSTQASDGLGPLFNARSCQRCHLKDGRGHPPTSPEDTAISMFLRLSVPPRNSEERQAIESGEKALIPEPTYGGQFQDFAIQGVPAEGRMTISYEEQSVTLEGGEVVSLRKPTYGVADLGYGPMSKDVMFSPRVAPQMIGLGLLEAIHPADISHLADPDDKDKDGISGKISWVGAKSDPNRVIGRFGWKASTPTVRQQSAGAFAGDIGISSPDAPRHYGDCTENQKACLEARTGVQKRLGDTEAPDPVMDLVSFYSSNLAVPARRNVGDPEVLKGKEIFHSIGCASCHTPKFVTRRDAAQKEHAFQLIWPYSDLLLHDMGPGLSDNRPVGEAAGSEWRTAPLWGIGLTETVSGHTFFLHDGRARNLKEAILWHGGEGKAAKEAFVALPKANREALISFLNSL, encoded by the coding sequence ATGAAAAATTTTATCCGTTGTGTGGGGGGCGCCAGTTTTCTGGCATTGTCCCTATTTTGCGTTTCTGCCACGGCTTCAGAAAATACTGTCAGAACAGATTTGTCCGAGAAAGACCGTGCCCGAGTTGAGGCAGTCATCAGGTCGGCAGAGCAGTTTTCTAAACCCGAAGCCTTTGAAAATATGTCAGGCGGTGCAGGAACGCACAAGGGCACGCCGGATCGGAACGCTTTTTCGGAGCATTCCGCGAATTTGAGCTTTGAAGGTCAAGAGAAGTTTAAGTTGGGGAATGGCCTATTCCGAAAACTATGGGTTTCCTCTCCTTCGTCAACGCAAGCCTCGGATGGTTTGGGGCCGCTATTTAATGCAAGATCTTGCCAGCGTTGTCATTTAAAAGATGGTCGCGGTCATCCACCGACCTCCCCTGAAGATACGGCCATATCCATGTTCCTGCGCCTTTCTGTTCCGCCAAGGAATAGTGAAGAAAGGCAAGCCATTGAAAGTGGTGAGAAAGCTCTGATTCCCGAGCCGACCTATGGGGGTCAGTTTCAGGATTTCGCCATCCAGGGTGTCCCTGCAGAAGGTCGTATGACCATTTCTTATGAGGAGCAATCAGTTACGCTTGAAGGGGGAGAAGTAGTCTCACTTCGCAAGCCAACATATGGTGTGGCAGATCTTGGCTATGGTCCCATGTCAAAAGATGTCATGTTCTCACCCCGTGTGGCACCTCAGATGATCGGACTTGGCCTTCTGGAAGCCATACATCCTGCTGACATATCGCATCTTGCAGACCCAGACGACAAAGATAAGGACGGTATTTCAGGCAAGATCAGTTGGGTCGGGGCAAAGTCTGACCCAAATCGCGTTATCGGACGTTTTGGCTGGAAGGCTTCCACTCCAACAGTGCGACAGCAATCCGCAGGTGCCTTTGCTGGGGATATCGGCATTTCCTCCCCTGATGCGCCGCGCCACTACGGTGATTGTACCGAAAACCAGAAAGCCTGCCTTGAGGCGCGCACCGGTGTCCAAAAGCGCCTTGGGGATACAGAAGCCCCTGATCCTGTGATGGATCTTGTGAGCTTTTATTCCAGCAACCTTGCAGTACCTGCACGACGTAACGTAGGCGATCCGGAAGTTCTAAAAGGCAAAGAGATTTTCCACTCCATCGGATGCGCCAGCTGTCATACGCCGAAATTTGTGACCCGCCGGGACGCGGCTCAGAAAGAACATGCGTTTCAGTTGATCTGGCCTTATTCGGATCTGCTTCTTCATGATATGGGCCCGGGTCTTTCCGATAATCGCCCGGTAGGAGAGGCAGCAGGATCAGAATGGCGTACGGCACCTCTTTGGGGAATTGGCCTGACGGAAACGGTCAGCGGTCATACTTTCTTTCTGCATGATGGGCGTGCGCGAAACCTGAAAGAAGCGATCCTCTGGCATGGCGGTGAAGGTAAAGCCGCGAAAGAAGCGTTTGTTGCTTTGCCAAAAGCAAACCGGGAAGCACTGATCAGTTTCCTCAATTCCCTTTAG